The window GAACTCGTTGCCGGCCAGACCGCTCTCGTCGACATTGGCCACATACATCACCGGCTTGGCGGTGAGCAGGAACATCTCGTCGATGGCCTGGCGATGCTCGTCGGGTACCGGAAACGTGCGTGCCGGTTGGCCGCTGTCCAGATGCGCGCGCAGTTTCTGCAGGAGATCACGCCGCACCAGATCTTCTTTCTTGCCGGCCTTGGCCTGCTTCTCGGCCTTTTCAGTCGCCTTCTCGACTGCCGCATAATCGGCCAGCAACAGCTCGGTATTGATCACTTCGATATCGTGTATCGGGTCGATGCGCCCGGACACATGCACGACGTCGGTGTTCTCAAAGCAGCGAACCACGTGCGCGATGGCGTGCGTCTCGCGGATGTTGGCGAGGAACTTGTTGCCGAGCCCCTCACCCTTCGACGCACCCTCGACGAGCCCGGCGATATCGACAAACTCGACCGTAGCCGGCAGGAGGCGCTGCGGGTTGGCCAGCGCGGCAAGTTCCTGCAGGCGCGGATCCGGCACTTCGACGATGCCGACGTTCGGATCGATGGTACAGAACGGATAGTTCTCGGCAGGAATCGCTGCCGCAGTCAGTGCGTTGAAAAGGGTGGACTTGCCGACATTGGGCAGGCCGACGATGCCGCAGCGAATGGCCATGAAATGCAACCGGGATGTTCAGAAGGGCGGCCAATTTACAGGAAAAAGCCGCTGGCCGGCCAATATCCGCCCGGGGCGCACCTCTGGAAGGTGTTTTCCCGCCGAATCTGCTGC of the Chromatiales bacterium genome contains:
- the ychF gene encoding redox-regulated ATPase YchF, whose translation is MAIRCGIVGLPNVGKSTLFNALTAAAIPAENYPFCTIDPNVGIVEVPDPRLQELAALANPQRLLPATVEFVDIAGLVEGASKGEGLGNKFLANIRETHAIAHVVRCFENTDVVHVSGRIDPIHDIEVINTELLLADYAAVEKATEKAEKQAKAGKKEDLVRRDLLQKLRAHLDSGQPARTFPVPDEHRQAIDEMFLLTAKPVMYVANVDESGLAGNEFVDKVRAHALKDGAEVVVVCAAIEAEIAQLDEGDKLAFLEDLKLSEPGLNRVIRTGYRLLGLQTYFTVGPKEVRAWTVHEGDTAPQAAGVIHTDFEKGFIRAEVIAYADYIAGRGEQGAKEAGRLRLEGKEYLMQEGDVVHFRFNV